The sequence below is a genomic window from Bombus pyrosoma isolate SC7728 linkage group LG9, ASM1482585v1, whole genome shotgun sequence.
GCACAAAGATGGCAAAGAGAACGCTTACAATCATCCTAAGGTGCATAATTTCCTTGGTTTATTGATGAAAAACAAACAGTTACCAAACGGAGCCACGCCGAACTACTTTCGCGACAAAAATCAGTTGAATAAGtttttcgaaaatgaaaaactgcGGACGCAGCAGCAATTTTACGATGATACTTTGAGGGATTATTATCAGAAAGTGGCCGACGGTATGTTGTATTCCAATTTGGGGCAGACCGATTCCAGCGCTCGAAGATCTTCGACGGAAAAGAGAACCGTTTAAGTCTGAACTTCGATTAACAATGCGAACCGATTCTTTTCGTTAATCTTATAAAGCAAGCCGATTAAAACAGcaatacgaaatttaaaaacagcatagataaatgaacaaaaataagAAGTAGACGAATGAGTGTTATGTTTGGTCAAACGATcattcgttttcttttatttcttttcgtcgCCGGATAGAAACTGTCGCGTGATTACGAATGACATTTATCGACAATTCACTTAAACATTATCTTACATAATACTGGAAGAGTTACAACAGTTTAAACGAATGGGGACTGAAGAGAAAGTTTCAATTGTTTGTTCTCAAGGTACTAGAGATtgttgtgtatatatatatattaattacaaatgaaaaatattgattcactttatctttttctattcaaCGCAATTTCCTTGTACCACCACTGtataattcttgtaaaaatCTCTCGATAATGTTATGTAAAGTtgcaaaattgaattataataagCAATAGTTGTCTTTGATTTTAGCCTCCTACTCTGACACTTACATCGAAtagttattgaaataaataaattttatagcatAGTGCTAATCATAACAGCGCACGAGGCCAACTTGAATTACGATTTAAAGctccaatttttctaatttttcggTGTCAGTCGTTGTTCAAAGCATCGTTAATTTGTCATAAGCGACGAGGAGAACACGGCAAACGTTTTTGCATTCGACGTCACCGACGTGAAGCTACTTTGTTGGAAGAGAATTTTACGTggatattgaattattttcacttGCCGTACGAGGCGGGCAGGAAAGTGTGAAGAGTGTTTCCCTTAATCGtcatgaaatttgaaaagtatCCGGATTTCTAACTTTACTCCATTACATCGAAGAGTTACAACTTGGTCTATAAAAGGATGGTAATTGCACCGCGATTGTCCGATAGCAACATAATTATCGATTAGCTGAAGAAAAACTTGTATATAGCGTAATCGACCTTATCCTTACAtggttttcttcttttcttttcgtttcatttttacaattatcgaCATACTGATTCCTCTTTCGGTTTCCTGCACACGTTGCGCCAGCTGCGATAGATTCAATTTGTGACAGAGTTCACGTATCAATTCTAGAATGTATATTTACCGCGATAGGCTGTAACTTTCACTAGAAAAGATAGCTGGAAAgtaattagaaagaaattttttacggTTCTTTCAGTCTACAACCTAAGAATGATATGCTCGAGTAGTTTCATGGGAACTATGAACAACGAATATTGGTCAGCTAATTGTACTTCCGGTGAATTCCATGGCTGTATTGTACGTTGGAACACGttcgtattaaatttattaacaaagttGTTTTTCTAAAGTCATTTTAACATACCTTTAATCACGTGTACGATACTTAATGAATAGTGCGTGCGTTATTCAAGAATACGTATTGTTTCATCAGATTTGCAATTAGTAGACTGCAAACATCAGagtatcaaattaattttattaaatgaaagctttaatttacttttttctcgAAACGTTATTATTAGGGAGACAGCAGTCACGGCGAAGGCAATAATTATTCACTGCATCGCAGGCACGCAATCGAGGAAATATCAATTAGCGAGAAGTTAGGTCGTTGACACGCTTGCTAAGCATCGACAATCAGAGAGAGTCACGGAGATATAATTCAGTTTTTCTCGACACGCTTTTTGTCAATTATAGAAAAGTCAAATCCATTCGACTGTATCGCATCGCTAATCCCTGAATATAAAAGATCTGGAAGCCTGCGTTGCAGCCAGTTAAGAAGAAACGTCGGTATCTATTAAGTCGTTGTCGATTAAGCTGGTGCCATGTTGGTACGTTTTCTGTGATCTGTTTTATTTACGATAGTTGTATTAGTGAATTTTGTGAGGAAATGATCGTTAGACGATTGATCGTTAACGTAATATGTGTCTGAATGGTTGAATATATTGCAGGTATTCTTTACCGCTTTAATCGTATCGACGCTGAATTCGGCTACAGGAGTAGAacatcaatttttatcttcaagCTTGGCGAGATCAAAAAGAGGGGTGGTCGAAACTGGTCACAATGTTCTGCAAGATTATAAATCTCATCAAATTCAATCGGTCGGGCCAAATATGCCAAGCATTGGATCGAGTAATGCAAAATCTCCAACGCATTATAAAAACGTTCAAATTGTGAAAGAATCTCCGTTAGTCGGAGGTAGCATTCCATTAGCGTACGGCGATACCTTTAAACAATCATCGCCGTATGCTACTTCGCCATTGCCCGTTTATTCCTTCGAATCTCGAAACAACGAACGATTATTGCCATATTCTGATAACTTATTTACCATGTCAACTGGCTATAAAACTGCAGGTGGCGATTTTGCTAAACCGCTGAAACAAGCCGGTACGCACCGCCAAccaaagattaatcaaaatataacaACAGGTGTAataatcaattatttcaactaACGTTAATCTTTCCGATCGATTTCTCTCTTTGCAGATACAAATCTCCAAGTTCCCGTGTATAAGACTGATTACCTGTTGCCAAAAATCTCAGCATCGCAGAGTTACGCGCCTATGTTCCAAAACGAGAAAGCTTCATTGCCGATGCTTCAAGTACAAAAGGGTCGAGAGTTACCTCAGTACTTGTCCAGTGCGCAAAGCCAACCACTCGTTTTGAACCCTGTAGATCAACAGTTCAATTTCGCAGTCAGAATGCCGAAGCTAAACAGCGTGCAACTGAGTACACCTTTCCTGACGCCGCTTTCCAGTTTTCAGGGTCAAGTGGTGCCAATTTCCACCGTAGATAACAACGCGCAATTTCCGCAATACAAAGGCGCCGCGGTAGACGTATACCCAACTGTCAGTAGCTTCTCACCGATGGCTTATCAGCCTATCCAACCACAGTCGCGATTGCATTTTGTACACGATAACGTTCAACGTGTGCAATCTGTTGACAATGTACGTCATGCTACGCCAGCGCAAGAAATTCGATCTGACGTGGAGATCATTGACAAAAAGAAGCCTGCGCCTCCGCCTAAAaccgacgacgacgacgaggatgACGTCGATAACGACGAAGGTATACagcaatataatttttaccagAGTGCAATTCTAATTTAATGAGCGAGTTTGTTGTGCAGATTACGTACCTCGTGAGAAACAATACGGAACAAATTCAGAGGAAGACGACGACTACGAAACTAGATCTGGAAAATACTTTAAGGCGCCAGCAACGGAAGGTAACTTTAAGCCATCGACCTCGTTTCCCTTCAAGCAATACGACGAAAAATTCGGCAAATATTCGAGTCAGAATCGTAACGTAGAAGGCGATGATAAGAAGCCCAAATATCATGATCATTCTTCGTCGAACGATGAGGATGACGACGAGCAAGCACCATCAGCTAAATATAACTCGGATCTCGCGCCATCGAAAAGTTTTTACAGTAGGCAAGAGGACGAAGAAAACGATGATAGACATGGTTATGAAAGACAAAAGACTGAAGAAACGTCCGATGATGGGAACGCATCTAAATACCTCGACAAGAACATCGACGAAGAGTTTGAAGCATCGTACAGAAAGAAACTGCCAAGACAAGGTAAgtgttctttaattaaatattgcactttgaaggaagaaacgagcaATGAACCAGCGCATAATCGTAGAGTACATCCATCTGAAAGAAGTTCCAGAAGTAGAATATGGATCGAGCTCATCGAAAGGAAACGGAAATGATTACGAGGATCCTTCGGGCGAGGGAAGTTTTAggaattttagatatttcaaaaatttccatGATTTCAAAGACTCTGAAGGATTCAATTCTGATATTGTAAAAAGCTTCAGCATGCTGCCCGAAACCACGTACGGAGGATCTTTTGGCTACAAAATACCTGAAAGAAACGCGGCATCTTAAATATGCGATTGACCTCGTGACTTACCAAAATATGTTAGTATTTAGAATCTAATTATGCTGTATACTGAGCTCAGTGcatataatttatctaaagttttgatatgttatttatattgttatgtttgtttgtatataatatattgaacaTAAATTTTTGTCGTAACTAAAACAATGCTAGATTTTggattatttcatttccatgGGAAAAAAATACCTCTTCGTAAAAGCATATCAGCAGGATATTGCGATATCGATCAAATAAGTTGACCTTCTCGCGCGAAGGATATGGCCTACCGGAAGTGTACGAGACGTAGTTATTTCTTGATATGTTtcttgatataaatataacatagcCACTTCGATTCATCAATTTCCGAACGAATAACCAGTCTTCCGGCGACTAATTGTACAGCAACGACACCACGACCAATCGTCATTAAGCAACAAAGCCTTATAATTTTCCCGCGGTATTcctatttttacattttctcttAATAGCatcaattaattttgtcattacaTCGATGTCGATGGAGCGTTCTCTTACGAATTGCAATCTGTATATATACTCGTTCCACGAGTTGGAGAACTCAGTATCATCGATAACATCGTCTACAACTCTTCCAGCATGAAGATCACCTACATGGTAATATAAGCATTCTAAGCcttgaaatctttttcttaatcGCTGTTATCGAGGCAGTGATAttaagaaaacgaagaaaatttttcagaTCGTTGTTGCGTTCGCTTTGGTCGGTATCGCGGAGCCAAAATTGCCACCAAAAAGAGAGGGAAGAAGCGTAACTATATTAGGACCATCTGGTTATGACTTCCTTGGAATTGAGCCAATCTTTTCTACGGATTCATGGTCTCCAAACAGTTTTGGACCAATCCCCTGGAATGCTGCAAAAGTGCCAGATATTCCCTTACCGCAAGTTCAGGTCCAAGCAACGCATGACGTCGCTCTCCAGGTATGGCAGACTAATTTGCATCCcttttaattaagaaagtcCGCACTTTGCCTCACACCGTGGTTTCTCGTTAATCTCAGACGTTAAGGGAACCACCTAGTGGCACACCCAGCGTTGCATATCCTCCGGATGTGCTGAAAGCTATTCAACAGGCGAAGGAAGCAAATCAAAATGTAAATCGGGCGCAGCATAAGGTAGCAGAAGCTAAACAAGCTGCCATTGTTCAGCAGAAGGTTGCTCTGGCTAAGGAAGCTGCGGCAAGGGAAGCTGTGGCGAGGTAAATGCATGCATTTCGCAAGATGTTTTCCAAAcagtgaaattaattagtttAATACGTTCATCGATTATTTACATTGTACAGATCGCAAGAAATTTCGTCTGCAGCCGAAGCTGAAGCTAAATCGAGCGCAAAACAGTTAGTAGCTTTGCAACAAAGATTGGCGTCATTGAAGGATGCGGTTGCAGCTGCACAGCGGGTTGCCGCAGCGAGGGAAGCAGCTGCGGCTGCTGCCATTCAGAGAAACGCTGCTGCGACGGCTGCTGAGTTACAGAAACAGGACGTTGACAAACAGATCAGTCAAAGCGAGCAGGAAGCAAAGGTGACAAATCGTCAATTAGTTTACACGAGTTTGAACGGAGGCAGTTGGTGCACCGAACTGTTGTTAATTTACAGGAGAAAGATATAATCGCTGCCAAGGAGGAAGCTGTTGCAAATGCTGTACGACTCGCGTCATTAGGAAAATCGACGCATCATCCTTGGGGTCGTTAAACGCTTCCCACGTAAAATAACCacgaatgtttcttttctattctctGTTATAGCTACGGTGGTGGTTTATCTCATTTCTTATTCTCGTTACAAATAAAGTTTGTTTTCTGCAAAACTTATCGATTACTTCAGCTACAGCACATTGTGAATAGAAAGTGCGACGTGTGCTTTCACCAACAAATATATTGTACCATAAGACTCCGAGAATATATGCGGCTATatgtattatcattattattgcGCATTATGTTTAATCGCTCTGAGCGGAAAAAAGCTATCTCTTCTTATGCCATCGGACGAACGTTTTAACGTCACATCGGTAAAAGATTATCTAACAACGCGTGATCGTGACGCACTCATCGGTCGATCATCGTGGTAACTGGATCGTTAAAAACAAGCATACTGGAACAATGTTGCTTCCTTTCACGAGAAACTCTAGCGTTAAACAAGGTGGTCAGGATCCTTTGAAAATTGCCATTTCCTGATCCGGCGTAAGACAATAGCGTAGCAGTTTACCGCGTATTCGTGGGAAGTGGCAGTGAAAGTGACGGTGGGCAGGGTGATTCGTTCCGCAGGAAGACGGTATCGATAGTCAAAGAATGCAATATCTAGTTACGTGCAGCACAACGCCCAGCAGCCACAGCAGGAGAACGACCGAGTTAGATAAACTCTCTGCGTCGAATCTACCAGCGTATCCCTACCGGAATCCTTTCACTCACCTCTCTTTCTTGACCATCCGTAATACTCCCTTTCTCCCCGTTACGGTCTCCGCGATCCTGTCGAGCTGCTCTGCTTCTACGAATCAGGAGTAATTACGTGGGAAGAAAGTCGTTCGATCAAAGTCACTCTTTCTTTGCTCGATGTCTTCTATACTCGTTCTGTGACCATTCACCTCGATAATGGCCCTTTCTGTCAGCGCCGtagaaaggaaacgaagggAATCGACCGATGTATCCTTGTAATCATCGAACGTTTAGTTTGGCGAACCTAATGGCAATTTGGATTCGTTTCGATGTTTTCATAGAGAAGGGTATTAAAAGTTATACCCTTTCGTTCTCGAGATCTAAGTCTCTGGATGTATCGCGCAAGCGATGAAAGGTATTAGCGCTTATCAACGGTTCTATCGTTATCCAAGACTTACCCTGACTCGTCTAAAGAATCGCGATAGTCACCTTGTATAACTTCGGGTAGACGAACTATTATAACGAACAAGGACGCCTCCTTTCACGTCGAACTGTCCAACACTTTCATCTATACCGCTTTTTCGGATTTACtcgcttttttccttttacctCACCCAGTTTTATTTGCTTTGCTTTCTTATTGCGTGAAAGATCGCGTTACTGCCAGTGAAACTAgccgtaactcgatttttgtAACAATCGGTGTCACGAAAGCGTTCCATTCtatattcttttgaaaaaGTTAAAGTCGTTAATTGCCAACAAATAGCTAGGTATTATTAACTTGTCTAGCGACTCGCGATTGTCCTATTTTGCACACGTTGCGATATTGCAATAATAACATCGATGAGAGATACAGCACAATTTTCGTAGCGCTCGATTTAATTCCTTGGGAACGACATGGTTGACTTTCATGCGAGAATTTCACGCTGGTGACATCGCAAAATAAGGCAAAACGGAAGAAAGAGAGTAGGAAAAGAAATCGATTTCAACGCTGGATCGGTAGAGAGGATCACGGACGGTCCGCATAGGCGTTCACCACGCTCACCGCGTTCTACGTTACTTGGAAAATCTGACGATGCATTTCGTCGAAGTACTCTGAACGAAGTAGATACAACGGTGTTTTGTCGAGAGAAAGCTTGTCCAAAAGCTATACGAGCTGAGAAATCTTGGTCTCGATGGACCGTGTCCACTAACTATACTTATACTATGTATATAGGTATGACACACACGAATCGATGTTTCCGTaattaagaatgaaattaaattacgcaCGTAGCGGTGAAAGCTCGCTTGAATGAATCAAAGATCTATTACAAAGATTACGGTCTAAACTTCTAATTTCTTCCGATCGTGATCGTTTACCTTTTGGAATCCACCACGGTgacgtaaaaaattaattctcgcTCGGATGCAACGGCGTCGAGTTTCAACGCAAATTGATATGGATGTAAGTATTTCCTACAGTTTAGCGTAGTCTGGGATATAAATGCGAGCATACAAGTCCGGTTTTCAAGAGAGAAAGATTATCCACGCGTCTGGGAaagggagagggagaaagCGTATAAAAAGGATTGGTCCATCGTCAAGCACTCGCAGTATACGTATTCGTTTCTTCATCTACTGTCCCATTAGTAATCGAAAAATGCTTTCTTGGTCTTTTGTAAGTAtccgaaaaaaaaagaaagaaagaaaagaggatgGATACGATCGATCCGATGGACATACACGTAGGCACGCGAACGAGAGGATCTCGAGTCTCGGGGGAAACAGTGAATCGTGACCGAATGATACACATCCTTTGCAAGTTCCGCTCATAGCGCAAACAATGCCGGTGAAAAGTGAATATTGGTATTTGCATACTTTCTTCTATACGCACTTACGTATTTGCGATGGCGATGGCGATGGCTCGTAAAGTCGGCAACATCGTGGCCCCTATTCATCCCGCGCTTTATATTCGTACTTCGAAACGGAGTTACGATCGCACTCTGTGGATATATCATTGCGAATATGTGATTTACTAGCACCAGTTGACCGAGTTTAGAAAGTGCCAGTTGCGAACAACAGAACTTCGAACACGACGCGACTGATTTCTCTCGTCTCTACCCTACTTGTCCGTGTTCATACTTGATCGACAAAAAGATTAGAAGTCCGATATCGTTCTCGTGGACCTTGAATCTAACTATCGATTATTTCAGGTATGGGTAGCAATCGTATTTGCGAAATACGTAATAGCTAGCATCGAAGGTAGTCCCGGAGGTTGGCAGGGGTAAGAGATTATTTAGGTCTGTTTTCCATATATCTCGTAAATTGAAGCATTCGCCTAAATCGGATCGtttgtaattaatagaatatcaGCAGGCAACGATTATGGATCAGCACACGGCTTAGAATTAGGTGGCCTGTCCAGTTATGGTTCCTATGGCGGTGGTGGACTGGATCATGGATTGCACGGAGGACAAGTTCATTACGCTGAAGCTGTACCGGTGAGCGAGCACGTGGAAATTACCAGGCCCGTGCCAGTACCTGTCGTCAAAAACGTTGGTAAGTTTGCCTCATCGATTAAAATGCTGACGTTAATTGCCATCGCGAAACTAGATAAGCGTTAAaccataatattaaatttacaaagtgTTCGATCAGCCTCATACTCTTCACTAAAATTCACACTTTGATCGAACTCTCACCGtcgattatacgtatatataacataCGACGGTATATTAGCAAACCAAATGAACATCctgaaatttaattcatcGTCGCAAAATTTCCTCGAATAATtgcttaattaaaaaactttttACACTACTACAGGAGTACCGGTTGCTCAACCAGTGGCCATAGGAGTTCCACATCCAGTCGCCGTAGGAGTACCACAGCCTTATCCAGTTCACGTACCGGTTGCAAAGCCAGTTGCAATTCCCGTGGTGAAGACCGTGGCCGTTCCAGTCGAGAAGAAGGTCCCATTTCCCGTGGAGAAGGTGATACCGGTCCCAGTAGAGAAACACGTGCCTGTACCGGTGGAGAAACACATACCAGTGCCCGTGGAAAAACCGTACCCGATTCACGTGCCAGTTTACAAACACGTATTTCACAGGGTGAAGTCTCATGGTCACGGATGGAGtcattaaacgttacaacatgATACTCTGAAGATATATGCAGATTTACACATATGGCCGTAACAGCAAGCGAGCGTAACTTCTGCGTGTGTATCAGCTAGTCTATACGGCAGAAGATTGCGATTCTCTTCCTCGAATGATCACAAAGAAGGCTCTTCGTCTTCGATCGGGCACACATTGTTGTATAGATCGAAGATATCAACGAGCCATCTATCCAGGAGTCGTAAAACGCCTCCAATGCTGTTTGTATTTATGGTTGTTTGTTTTGTTGCTGtgttatcaaataaaaaattaatttttaatcgaaccCACAGCCTCTGTTTGTCCTCTATACGCTGTAAATTAACGTTATTTGATCGATTACGTGCGTACGTTGGCAGATCTCTTTCGCCATCCatcagaattaaaaataatagatagtCGTTACTTCCAACACGTGGAAAACTCCATTTATTACCTTCCCTCGActaattctattattaacgagCTTAGCTAACGATAGGTCGCAATCGTTGCAGGATAGTTACAGTGTAGTCGCAAAGAGCTATTTTAATATGAGCGCACGTGTTCCCTGATCTGTCGGAATAATTACTCGTAATCTGACAAGTAATCAGATGTTATCAATAGGCTGGTATCAAATTATACCTTTCCCATTAATTTGGATAGATCGC
It includes:
- the LOC122570846 gene encoding uncharacterized protein LOC122570846 translates to MLVFFTALIVSTLNSATGVEHQFLSSSLARSKRGVVETGHNVLQDYKSHQIQSVGPNMPSIGSSNAKSPTHYKNVQIVKESPLVGGSIPLAYGDTFKQSSPYATSPLPVYSFESRNNERLLPYSDNLFTMSTGYKTAGGDFAKPLKQAGTHRQPKINQNITTDTNLQVPVYKTDYLLPKISASQSYAPMFQNEKASLPMLQVQKGRELPQYLSSAQSQPLVLNPVDQQFNFAVRMPKLNSVQLSTPFLTPLSSFQGQVVPISTVDNNAQFPQYKGAAVDVYPTVSSFSPMAYQPIQPQSRLHFVHDNVQRVQSVDNVRHATPAQEIRSDVEIIDKKKPAPPPKTDDDDEDDVDNDEDYVPREKQYGTNSEEDDDYETRSGKYFKAPATEGNFKPSTSFPFKQYDEKFGKYSSQNRNVEGDDKKPKYHDHSSSNDEDDDEQAPSAKYNSDLAPSKSFYSRQEDEENDDRHGYERQKTEETSDDGNASKYLDKNIDEEFEASYRKKLPRQEYIHLKEVPEVEYGSSSSKGNGNDYEDPSGEGSFRNFRYFKNFHDFKDSEGFNSDIVKSFSMLPETTYGGSFGYKIPERNAAS
- the LOC122570583 gene encoding flagellar radial spoke protein 2-like produces the protein MKITYMIVVAFALVGIAEPKLPPKREGRSVTILGPSGYDFLGIEPIFSTDSWSPNSFGPIPWNAAKVPDIPLPQVQVQATHDVALQTLREPPSGTPSVAYPPDVLKAIQQAKEANQNVNRAQHKVAEAKQAAIVQQKVALAKEAAAREAVARSQEISSAAEAEAKSSAKQLVALQQRLASLKDAVAAAQRVAAAREAAAAAAIQRNAAATAAELQKQDVDKQISQSEQEAKEKDIIAAKEEAVANAVRLASLGKSTHHPWGR
- the LOC122571202 gene encoding zinc finger protein 512B-like isoform X1 gives rise to the protein MQRRRVSTQIDMDVWVAIVFAKYVIASIEGSPGGWQGISAGNDYGSAHGLELGGLSSYGSYGGGGLDHGLHGGQVHYAEAVPVSEHVEITRPVPVPVVKNVGVPVAQPVAIGVPHPVAVGVPQPYPVHVPVAKPVAIPVVKTVAVPVEKKVPFPVEKVIPVPVEKHVPVPVEKHIPVPVEKPYPIHVPVYKHVFHRVKSHGHGWSH
- the LOC122571202 gene encoding zinc finger protein 512B-like isoform X2; protein product: MLSWSFVWVAIVFAKYVIASIEGSPGGWQGISAGNDYGSAHGLELGGLSSYGSYGGGGLDHGLHGGQVHYAEAVPVSEHVEITRPVPVPVVKNVGVPVAQPVAIGVPHPVAVGVPQPYPVHVPVAKPVAIPVVKTVAVPVEKKVPFPVEKVIPVPVEKHVPVPVEKHIPVPVEKPYPIHVPVYKHVFHRVKSHGHGWSH